The Telopea speciosissima isolate NSW1024214 ecotype Mountain lineage chromosome 11, Tspe_v1, whole genome shotgun sequence genome includes the window ttttaaatttcaaaaacaACAATTCATTGTACATAGAGCTATACTTGTGGAGTTATCAAGTTTTTTAATATATTGAATTTACTTTGCGGAAATCCAGAAACTGTGGGTAATCTTTTCCTGTCTTTTTCTACAACTCTTCTCCATTCTCCTTCCATCTTcgtcttctcttttgttttctttactCTCCAATCTGCTACATAACATCAAAATTGACCAGCAATTCCATCCCTGATAATCTCTTCTTAAACCCCACTGGCCCAGCCTAAACATAACCCTTCAAGTTTAGccccaccatagttgtcaaggcgcctaggTGGGTGCTTTGGACGCCTTGTTGTTGGTGACTTGCATCTGGACCCCCTCCAATGCCTAGGGttgcctagatgccgtgacaactatgaggCCCACCCATTAGCCGacctgtcttttttttttgggggggggggggggttgttttctatttttctaatgAAATTTGTctttaggggaaaaaaatattctctttccTTGGGGGTTTAATTTACTTGAAAAGAGTTGAATGGTAAATTTGTCAGCTAAGACACCACTACAGATAGTGGAGTCCTATTATAAAATTTGGATTTAAGGACCTCATGTTATAAATTCCCTTAACTTATTTGTACAATAACATCTACCTCAATATCAGCATCATTAATCTCTTTCCCAATACTTTCATAGTCTCCGGTCACTTCACATCTTCTCATAAACTAAACAGAAGAATTCATCCATGTGATTCAAGTTTCATACATCAACAAATATTCTTCTCATTTCCTACTAAAATTCTCTATGGCAACAAAAAATGGTTGCCATCAATGTTTTGACACCCAGTCAGCTCAATAACCATTATGGAGACCAGGTGGCAGGTTACTGGGTTGACCAGCAGATCAACTGGCGGGTTGGACAATTCTATGTTCAGACAAGAAGTAGATTTATTAATtgatataaataaaacaaagcaAGTAGTTATGAAGATATGAGATTTCTTGCAGTAGTAAAACATTGACGGTTAAAATGCATTTTGTGTGATGTCAAGCATTCAAGAAACATAAAGAtaatattttcttctcatttttttttatgtaaaggAAATATATACATCCAATGATATAATGGAAGATTTCCTCGTAGTGGGTAGATAACAGTTTGGCTGGTTGAATCACCAGTTCAACCAACCTTGAAAGAATCTTCAAAATCTCAATGGGTTTGGCTAAAGACAAATTCATCAGAGATGATCTCCCTGTTTTAGGGGGCAGGTCATGGGTCAACCAGTCAATATGCCAGTCCTGGTGGGATCTCAGAACACTGGTTTCCAAAGTAATAGAAATGTCTAAAAATTCAAATCTATAGATTCCAAGGGAGCAACAGTTATGTCTGCAACAAAGATTCATCTAAGTGACAGGTCACTGGGATATAGAAATCTTTATCAAAGCATTAACACAAAGAGTCCGATAAGAAATCTTTATCAGAGCATAATAACAcagagtcccccccccccccacccaccaaaaaaaatgtcTGACTTAAAAAACAGTTTCCAACATATGGACCACATCTTCCCACTCTTACCAAAGAAATGCTTGCGATTATCCCATTGGAGGCATATGAGGAACAGAGAACTAATTATTTTACCATTAATAGAAACATCTCATAGTTGCTTTCATTGGAAATTAGGTAACAAAGAGCTCTGTCCTTGTTAGCTCACTGAAATGAACAGGCAACAGAAGTATAGGACTCCAAAGGAAATTATTGCACAAAAGCCAAAATCCTCACCTAACAAAGGAACAACCAAAGCAGGCAATGTATCCATGAATTTATATATTTTGGCAAAAGAGCACACAAGGATAAATGTTTAGATTGAGGAAATAAAATGTCAAATAAGTTAATTAGGACATTTCAACATACCTAAACAAAACTCCCTGGGGCCACAAGAAATGTTTATAAGGTGAAACATACAAATCAGTAGAAACCTAAAAGCAATTACAAAAGATTATGGTTCCAATTATGGCTGGTCACGGATATAATAAAGAAGACCGATGATCCTCAGGCTCAGATGATTTGCAACTGTTGTGCAACACTTTTTACAAATAAATTCAGTGTCAGGTCAACCAGcttaagaagaaaataattccatgtcatttttttatttcccctcttttctaacattatttaatatgctacaatatatactttatatcataaaaaatcaacattaagtcacatcaagtcatcaaaatcaatattaagctaCATCAAGTCATTGAAAATCAACACAGAACTAGAAGACaccagaactgaagaagcaagctattggaagtttgaaacaatcaaaacatgcatttggtttatactgttcttagaaaatatgatcttatctataagtaattaaattgctcttgatttagagaaatgttcttattctctaagaagtttgactactcaaatgatattatttttacatgagacttttgtattaggtagagcacaaaaccatctttccaacaaatcgaagattacttaaatctgatttatattgaggaagttatgttccggtcaaacctaaTTTGGTATGCgcaaatgctatcaaaatcactctgaatgaaaatatttttttagaaatcaaaacaaatgaatattttaccactcttttggtttttagcaatgtttttccatgttaaagttaatagaatttttatttttgagaaaaccccagcatttgaaagttgaaaatttcacctaccatcgaaaatccaatttttgttcttggactagggggttgactttttatccttttggaatttgatttttaactatatTTTAtaggattcaaatagggggtatgtgtttatttatgaataataaattaaattaatgaaataacaaataaaatatatttggcataaataagtgccagagCCAGGTTTGATACCAATAAATCCAGTGCAAAGAGCCTTGTACTAAAGGCGACAGTCGCCTAGACCCCTACAAAACCGCCTGGACGCCAAGGTGACACCTTGACAGCTATGGTTGCAACAAATATGGATTCATCTCTTATTGAAGGGGCATAAAAAACCTTGCCCCCAGCAAAAACTGGCCACCTGAGAATAAATTTGGTAGAAACATAATCTCAAGGTCTCTATGATTACCAGCCACTCTCATTCCTACCACCAGAACTGATTATTAttttgtaccaaaaaaaaaaaaaagaactgatTATTATtctataccaaaaaaaaattatctaattATTATTCTAAATATATGTCATTAGAATATTTAAGCAAGACAGAGGCTCTGACCTGTCTTccttttaatttcataattttctCCATCTTCTATTCAGAAAACCCCCTTTTCATTACTTCCACATATTAGCATTCAATCTTGTGTCCTAATCATGTTCTCTAAAATAGCCATGGGTCCATACCCAAGCTTAATGTAGATGAGGTTCAGccaagaaccactctacagtaggatcgataatAGTTGTTGCGGATCATTAATAGTAtaagcaaatcagaattagaaggtaaacCCCACAATAGAAGGTAACAAATACTAGGCAATCTAGCCAGCAGTTTGGTGTCAAACTAGGATCGAATGGAGCAGGGGATGGGAAGATCTTGTGTTCCAAATCTCAGCCAGTTCTGATGGCTAACAAGGGAGATATGAAGGGaatcccaaaatagaaggttaggaTAGATCTCCCAAACCAGTGCAATGTAGGACACCAAACTTGGGATCGAATGTAGGGCTTGTTGAGATGGAGTTCTACTGCAAGTTTGATGTAATTTGGATTGACAGAAGTGGAGTTATGAGAGGGGAATTAAAATAGAAGGTTATGGCTATGGAACAGTCCAGCCAGCAGAAAAGGCCAGAACTGGGATCGAGTGGAGTGGTTCTATGCTCCAAAACCAAACAGCTTTGATGAAGGGTTGTGAGGATATCCAACTCAGATGTTGCAGCAACAAGACAACTCGCAGGAACAGCAATAGTCTCCAATCGAATGGaagtagcagcaacagcagccttGGAATGTTGGGGATGATTGCGGCCTTGATTGGTCTTCAAGCACTGGTATTGATCAACAGAGAAACAACAGCAGCAGTACCAAAGGAGATCAAGCAGAACAGggagaagataggagaagaagatagaagaaaggggatAGGGGAATGGCTTTCTCAGCCTGGGtgtctcacccacagctatcctaGCTGTTGAACAGGGATTTTACTCCCATAATCCAGTGCAACAATGcctcaaaatttcattcattaattcattGGTGGGGGGCCTCTAAGGGCATTAAATATTTATGGCAGCCATGCTTGCCTtacaagagagaattaaaaacttgcaaaaaaaaaggaaacaaactaaaaatagaaacttgaggaaaatagaaacttctaaataaaagctaagcctaTTTTCTAAATCTGGAATCAGAAACTAAATAGCTAAAGTTGCTTAATAGACAACCACAAAATATCTAAGAGAataattctaaaaatagaaactaaattagACTCCTAATTCCCCACACAGAGACAAAATTGACTCTTCTAAAAAGTCTTCACATGATCCGGTCTTGGGTCCCACAGGatcttctaataaaattccaccaaggcaaaataaggggatgtgacactgttcacgtgaacagtgttttggcctctttttcttcatgttttgtcctacatcaaaACTATAATAGTAGCAGAGTCACCTAGACAATGACATCATGAAACCCTTCTGACAATACAAACTGTAGCCCTATCCTGAGAGAAAGAAAAGCTGTGCTCTGATGGAATTCCCCACTCCAATAGAACCTATTCCCAACACCTTCTGCTTTAGCCCTTCTccatattcttcttccttctgttcttcccaaattttttttctctcttttcttttaattttaaaaggATGCGTAGCTTCTTGAAGTCTTAAAATCAATCTGTAATTGTCAATAGACAGGTATGATCTGAACAAGACATTCTCTATAATCGCTCATTTCTTGTTTTGATGAGTTTTAATTatctaataattttttattatcacGTACAAATTTTATAGAAGGAATACGTCATATTTCTTCCAATCTAATATGGCACACTTTGATCAAAATTGTGTTCCAAACACAAGTACCGATGCACCAAGGTGCCTGGCCACTGCCTTTCCTCCATGTCCAAAGGATGACAAGCATAAATCATGATCATAAAATTCCATATCCTTGTTACTAGCCATTAGTTGCCTTCTACAATATTAGATGCACAGCGCGATAGGAAAAAAATGGTTAGTTATACTtcctaaaagataaaaaaatctTGATTGCCCTAAAATATTTCGTGATATTGCTATTTTAATATTCATGTAATCATTAAACGCTCCAAGTACAAGAAGATTGAAAAATACTACCAGAAAGTACTCACCATGCAGTAGTGTCCCGCTGAAGGAAATCACCATGACCTCTAGCATTGGTGAAGTTATAAACAGCACCATGAACTGGCCAAGACAATGTCAACAGGATGCATTATCATTAGAAGTGTTGACAGTTAAGTAACTACAAAATGTAGAGATCTGTAGAGCCAAAAAAAACTTGCACAGTAGATTGACATAAAAAAGTGAATCTAACCCATTGTCATTTAGAACAAGGTGAGTATATCCTTGTAATAAATGACTTCAATTTCATAGTCATAGTACAAAATTTCAAGGAATAAAGATATCTtcaacatcccccccccccccccaacaacccCACATACACAAGCCACAGGTACATTTCTTTTGAAAGGTGAAGAAAGCCAATATAAAACACAAGCATATTCTGAATGTGTCACCATGAAACAAAATACCCATATCCACAAAAGGCGGCTGAGCAAAATCTCACACACAAGCAGAATCAGAGGCCTGCATTCCCATGGTCTTCACACGTAACCTCTTCATAAATTCAGGGTTGGCTCTGAGTCTCTCTTTGACATATGAAGCTCTCGTGTCCTCCACCAGCTTATCTGCCTTATATGCATCCTCAATCAAGGCATAAAGTGTCCTTAGGCAATCCTTCTTATTCTCCTCCCGGTGCTCAAACCTTACACAAGGGAAAAACGTGCATCAGTTTCCTCGTTCCAAGCCAAACTAAAAGCATATAAGTATACTaatacatacaaaagtacaggggggaaatcaagaaaaaataacacttatatttattttcagtttagCTTTTTGAACATGATGATACAAAAATGCAACTAGATTAGGTCAATGTAGATTATAAGAAAACACAAAATGCATTAACAATCTAGGTGCAGTAGGCATTAGGGGAGCATCTAGATGGCATTAAGGTAATTGTCTTGGTTCATTCAGCCCCAACTGAATTTTGCCAAACCTATCACTGCCAAGTTGAAGGCAATCGATAAAAGGGTAGGAGATTTCCCCTTCACATATCTGCCTTGGTTTTCAAGGAAGATGCCAAAGTGCGATTAAGTGGCCATTGGATAATTCTAAGTGCGCACACACGGGGAGGGGTGGACCGGGTAGTTGGGGGGTTGGAGATTTCTGCATCTCATTAGAAGAGCTCTATGGGGTAATGTCTCTAGTGGAGGATGAGGTCCGCTATGGCCTGGCTGATGAATCAGTTATGGCCGACATGGGTAGACAACATCTATACTTGGGCCTTTATCCTCCTATGTACTTGccctatttttctttgttttggttCTGTATGAACTTCTGTTGTTGTGGAGAAACCTTTTCTTTGTTAACAAAATTTGTTGtttatttcaaaagaaaaagagtagacaaaaaaaataaaaaataataaaacaaggcAGCAGCTTCAAAGTAACAATACCTCTCACTGGTTATTGTAAGCTCATCTTTACCAGGGTGGTAACGTTTTCCAACTACTTCTCTTAACCGGCGAAAAGCATGCTTTGAAAGCTCAAGCTCTTTAACAGTGACGGAGAGTTTCACCTTCCTGTTTTTGGGGTGCCATGCATCACCACCTGGAGAAAAAACAACTCTTGTTTGCCACCTCAGGATTGGACCCTCACCAGGTGGGTCATCAATGTCCTTTTTCTTGTCTGGCTCAGTGATCTCATCAAACTGTGGCGGCTGCTCATTCTCCATCATTTTTGCACATTCCAGAACCATCTtatcctcaaattccttgaacTGCTCAAAAGCTTCTTCAGGTTCAAGTTCTCCTCTTTCACACATATCACCAAGCTCATTAAACTTTGCCTCCACCTTCTGCTTTACCTCATCTGAAAGCATggaaaaattaaaaccaattgtATACTACAGTAGAAGAAACACGTAGATCCAAAGAATATGCAATACCCAAGTTTTCAGCAACAGTTATCCAACATGATTTTTCACCCTCAAATACAAGAATTATTCAAATTAAGAAATTCAAAAAGGCTGCTAAGAGCATTAAATGGCCTACAAAACAACGTGAAATGACTTCAATCACCAAGTGTCCCAAGACTTGTGTCAAGAGACGCTGAAACAATCTGGATTTGAGGACAACTCTGGGTGAAGTGTGAACAGAGATGGAACTGAGCAGGCTTGGTCAGATACAGGCTAGCCCAACCTGATCAATCCCAAACTCAATCTACTTATCTACATACAACTTTATCTGTGATAAGGGGACAAGGCAAGAGACAGATCAGGTTAGGCAATGGGAAGAGTTAATGTAGGGAATTCAATGAGAAGTGAATAGAAATATAGGCATATTTCAAATACTCCATGGATCTAATCTGAATACTGAACCAGCTAGGCTTCAACAAACGATCTCAGAGTGGATCAGACAACCCAATTAGGCTAATACCAAACCTGCCCAACAGTGGATAACCTATTTTACTTCCTACCTCTAAAACCAAACTCATATAACCTATTTTACCTCCTAGCTCTACAACCAAAATCATTCAACAACTGAAGCAGTACAGAAAAATACACAGCAATATTagcaactaagccttatcccagcCAACTAGGGTCATCAATGAATAACCTTACTTTTCCGCTCAACGTTATATAAGACATTTGAAGCTTGTAACTAACAATTATTTAATGGCATCCCTATCACTTCAACCCATGTCATCTTTGGCCTTCCCCTACCCTACCATCATCAAGGCACAACATATCACTCCTTAGTCCTTACTGTTGCATTTATCTCTTGATTACTCATCAGAACGATCTGAATTGACCTATCCTCATCCCATCAACTATTGATGCATTCCTAAACTACCTCAAATATATTCATTTGTAACTCTATCCTTCCTAGTCTTGCATGACTCAGATTAAAAAGCAATGACAGTCCCATTTAAGTTTAaattaattgcttctaatatCATGTCTGATTTGCTGTCTTGTAGAGTTGGTGGTTTCATCCACAACTTGCTACTAAATGTACTGTGACCAACATATAAAGTGTATTctacattaaaaaaattctgttttttcaaATCCTAATATTGATCACAAATTCAAGGTCTGACAAGTCTTTAAGATACCAGTATCTTACTCTATTTCCCCCTTCATTTTATTTTGCGGGGGTGTATATAATAAGAGAGGAATTGTTAGTGAGACAATGAAAAGCGTATTCTAATTTAAGGATTTCCATTTCCAAGCCCACATGCTGCTGTACAATGCAAGGAATTGACTTGTTAGGAATCAGAGTTGGGATTAAAAATTAGATCCATGTACAACTGTACAAAGATtgcaatcaaataaaaataaaaagaaaatcaatggaCCAAATGAAGTACcaataaaactaaaatagaataacACAACAGTGTAGTCAGGGCATGGCACGGGTGTATCCAGGCAACCATGTGGCCCAAGAGTATGGTAACACAAGCATTATATGTTTATTTCATCATTCATGCTCACTGGCATCAGCATATTAGACTTTGGTGAGGATAAGGAGTCAAGGTGCAAATACAAGCCAACCCCAGCTTGATTAGGGTGGATAGGAAAATTGGGCCGATTGGGCCAGCATAAATCAATGAGGTATATATGTTAGTTGCACAACTACCAAACATGCACAAAATGGTTATAAACGTACTGAAGAATTTCTACTGCTCTCTAATACGAAATGTGAAACCAAAATTACCACTTACATGCACACTGTTTTACATTGAATGAAATTGATTGGATGGAAATGTATTGTGGAATGCATACAAGGATGGATGAATGATTCATTGATCTATCtgtaatacacacacacacataaatatatatatatatatatatatatatatatatatatatatatatatatatttatttatgtgcgtgtgtgtgtgtattcTTATAATATGTATAAATTCCATTAAAAGAATATTTATTGGCTTGATAGAACTGAACCAAGATGTttggatttttaattttctaatcCAAGAAATCCATGGCTAGTAAGTCAACAGATTTTGGTTAACTATTCGGAGGTTTAAATCTTTAGTCCCAAAGAGAACCAATTCAATCAGAACAAAgattattttcttctccaatcTTCTGTTTAATGTTTTTACATTAGGAATAATTTCAGTATTGAAAAGTATATGCATGACTtcagggggtgggggggggaagagagagagcaagagaacaaTTGATTAGGATAACATTGTAAAATCTTATCATAGCACTGCCAATCTTCAAAAGTATCCTTCAACCTGGAAACTGAGAATGTCTGACTACAAGATTTCACAACAACAATACCATCATCTAGCATGGCATATTCACAATACCATCAACCCCcatcccaccccccccccccccaaaacaggACACAAAAACTGGGTTTCCATTTATATTTTCCCATAATACACATCTACAagtgtaaatacataaaaaCAAATAGACTTTCAAGGCTGACAACCACCCAAGGGCAACGAATGAAAAACATCCTACAGAGTCATGTACCATCATCTAGCATGGAATATTCACAATAccatcaacccccccccccccaacaggACATAAGAACTAGGTTTCCATTTATAGTTTCCCATAATATACATCGACAAGTGTAAtaacacaaacaaacaaaaaagactTCCAAGGCTAACAACCACCTAGGGGCAACGCATGAAAAACCATCCTACAGAGTCATGTACGGTCCAGAGTACATAGACTCTCATGACACCATCTTCGACCAACGCATCTGCTAGACAATTGCATGAGAAGAATGATTGCATTTTGTTCAGTATGCAAATAACCTTAGCTTCAATTCCTTCTCAGCAGATTACAAAGCCTCACACTTGGTCCCAGAAGTATATCCAATGTGTtgcttaaaaaaaacaaaacgtaATTCTTCCAACACTAGCacaaactctcttttttttggcaaaactTGCAATAAATTATGATGCTTCCCTCATGCCAAAGATAGGGCACATAAATAAGAGGAGGCTGGCTTTAAGGCATGTAAGAGCAACGGAAGTGGCAAAGGGTACTCTGCTTTAAAAGTGTCTACAGAAGAAGAGTAAATTAACCGACTTGGTTGATGGATTTCAAGTAGAAATCAGAAAGAACAAACctttaattaaaagaaattttgaaatatataCCCGTGAGTAGATTATCCCAGCAGAGCATGTCCTCAAGAATCTGCTCGCATTCCTTGGTGTCCTTGAGATGGCCATGCTCCACAGCCTCCTTAATCATCCCATCCCACTTGCGGTCGTCCATGTTGAAGAACTCATCCttcatcattttcttctccaCGTATTGCCGCGCATTGTACAAATTGTCGATCTCCTCATCGGTGGAGTAGAGCTCCTCAAAGTCCGATTCAAAATCCCTGTCCTTAACATCATCAATGGGCTGGTGCCGTAACTCGTCAATCAATTCATCGTCGGTCTCCGCGTGATTCCCCAGTAGCTTTCTCTTCAGGATGTCTTCCATGATCGAAGGGAGCATCTCTTCGTCGCCTTTCAAGTACTTCTCAATCCGATCTTTGAACTCTGCACCATAGAAAATAACAGAGATTAAATTGCAAGCAATTAAACATAGTAGATGCACGGGGCTGTTTTCCTAAATCAATTTCTACCTTTGTTGCTAATGTCTtcgaaatcgaaccgaacttctttcttctttggttgagTTAAACTGGTCTCGGGAACAGTAGGAGGGATTCCGTTGGATGAATCGGGAACAGGAGGAGGGCTTTCGTTGGATGAATCATTTTCGGATGAGAAGAACCTCAGCTTGGAAAGAGTTGAAGTGACATTGATGGCAGGAGAAATAGGGTTTGGTCTGCAATTCGGAGGGGAGAGCAGATTGCGAGTATAGAGGGGAGCAAATCTCAACAGAGTTCGTCTCATGACTCTCTAGAGGGTTTTTTCCGGTCAGGGTTTAGCAGTTCAGATGTCACTTGGTTTTCTCGCATGCAGATCTAGTTACTAATGTGGAGAACGAATTCTAATGCTGTGTTTGGTTGTCTAGAAAATATTTCCTTTGCGTTTGGAAGTAATCAGACGGAAGAAAATTCACCCTATAAAATTCCAAATTGCCCT containing:
- the LOC122646604 gene encoding uncharacterized protein LOC122646604 isoform X1, producing the protein MRRTLLRFAPLYTRNLLSPPNCRPNPISPAINVTSTLSKLRFFSSENDSSNESPTVPETSLTQPKKKEVRFDFEDISNKEFKDRIEKYLKGDEEMLPSIMEDILKRKLLGNHAETDDELIDELRHQPIDDVKDRDFESDFEELYSTDEEIDNLYNARQYVEKKMMKDEFFNMDDRKWDGMIKEAVEHGHLKDTKECEQILEDMLCWDNLLTDEVKQKVEAKFNELGDMCERGELEPEEAFEQFKEFEDKMVLECAKMMENEQPPQFDEITEPDKKKDIDDPPGEGPILRWQTRVVFSPGGDAWHPKNRKVKLSVTVKELELSKHAFRRLREVVGKRYHPGKDELTITSERFEHREENKKDCLRTLYALIEDAYKADKLVEDTRASYVKERLRANPEFMKRLRVKTMGMQASDSACV
- the LOC122646604 gene encoding uncharacterized protein LOC122646604 isoform X2, with protein sequence MRRTLLRFAPLYTRNLLSPPNCRPNPISPAINVTSTLSKLRFFSSENDSSNESQPKKKEVRFDFEDISNKEFKDRIEKYLKGDEEMLPSIMEDILKRKLLGNHAETDDELIDELRHQPIDDVKDRDFESDFEELYSTDEEIDNLYNARQYVEKKMMKDEFFNMDDRKWDGMIKEAVEHGHLKDTKECEQILEDMLCWDNLLTDEVKQKVEAKFNELGDMCERGELEPEEAFEQFKEFEDKMVLECAKMMENEQPPQFDEITEPDKKKDIDDPPGEGPILRWQTRVVFSPGGDAWHPKNRKVKLSVTVKELELSKHAFRRLREVVGKRYHPGKDELTITSERFEHREENKKDCLRTLYALIEDAYKADKLVEDTRASYVKERLRANPEFMKRLRVKTMGMQASDSACV